The uncultured Mailhella sp. genome segment CGCGAAGTGCAGCCCGGCGAAATGATCGTCGTGGAGCCCGGCGCGCTGGAATACCGCAGCGTGCGCCTGCGCGACGACGACATTCCCGTTCGCCAGTGCATCTTTGAACTCGTCTATTTCGCGCGCCCCGACTCCCGCCTCTTCGGCGAAGACGCCTATCAGTGCCGCAAGTGCATGGGCCGCAACCTCATCCGCGAATCCATGGCCGACGCCGAATGCGTCATTCCCTTCCCGGACTCGGGCATCTACGCCTCCCTCGGCGTGGCGCAGGAAGCCGGCGTGCCCTACGAACACGCCCTCATCCGCAACCACTACGTGGGCCGCACCTTCATTCAGCCCTCCCAGAGCATGCGGCAGTTCAGCGTGCGCGTGAAGATCAATCCCGTGCGCTCCATGATCGAGAACAGAAGCCTCTACGTGGTGGACGACTCCATCGTGCGCGGCACCACCATCCGCACCCGCGTGGCCAAGCTGCGCGAGCTCGGCGCCAAGGCCGTGCATTTTCGCGTGAGCAGCCCGCCCATCAAGTACCCCTGCTTCTACGGCATCGACTTCCCCTCGCCCAACGATCTCATCGCCACCAAGTACACCCCGGACCAGATCGCGGAAATGCTGGGTCTCGATTCCCTGCACTATCTCTCGCTTGAAGGTCTGCTCGCTTCCGTGTCGCATCCCGAGCAGTACTGCACGGCCTGCTTCACCGGCAACTATCCCACCGCCCTGCCCGAAGTACAGGACAAAATGGCCCTCGAATACCATCGCAAGGGCGACGTGCGCTTCCAGGGCTGAGACATCCCATGATGGAGCGTCCCGCCCCTTCCGCCATTCCCGCGACTCCCGGCGTCTATATTTACAAGGACGCCGGGGGCCGCATCATTTATGTGGGCAAGGCCCGCAATCTGCGCAGGCGCGTGCTCTCCTACTTCCGCCCCGCCGATCAGCTCACGGCCAAGACCGCAGCCATGATCGGCCGCGCGGCGGGCATCGAATTTCTCACCACCACCACGGAAAAAGAGGCCCTTCTGCTCGAAGCCAGCCTCATCAAGAAGCATCGCCCGCACTACAACATCTGCCTGCGCGACGACAAGCAGTACGTCATGTTCCGGCTCTCGGAAAAGGATCCCTTTCCGCGGCTGGAAATCGTGCGGCGCATGAAGCGGCGCGACGGCGCGCGCTATTTCGGCCCGTTCACCTCGGGACTCGCCGCCAGAGAAACCTGGAAGACCATTCATCGCATCTTTCCCCTGCGCCGCTGTTCCGACAGGGCCATGAAGAACAGGGAAACGCCCTGTCTCTACCATCACATCCATCTGTGCGCGGCTCCCTGCACCGGAGAAATTTCCGCCGAAGCCTACGCCGACATGACCCGCCGCGTGACGCTGCTGCTCTCCGGCAAGTCCACGGAACTCGTCGACATGCTGCGCAGCGCCATGGAAAAGGCCTCCGACGATCTGGACTTTGAACGCGCGGCCTCCCTGCGCGATCAGATACGCGCCATCGAAAAGACCATCGAAAAGCAGGCCATCGTGCTCCAGAGCGGCGGCGACATGGACGTGCTCGGTCTGGTGAGCCTGCCCGACGGCCTGGCGCTCGGCATCGTGTTCGTGCGGCACGGCCTCGTGCAGGACCGCAGCGCCTTCTTCTGGCCGGGCCTCGGTCTGGAAGACGCCTCGGAACTTCTGTGGAGCTTTCTTGTGCAGTTCTATCAGGCCGGGCGCTCCATTCCTCCGCGCATCATTCTGCCGTATCTGCCGTGGGAGGAAGGCCCGTCGGGTTCGGCTCTCACCGTGGATTCCCAGAGCGCGCTTGTGGCTCCCCACGCCTCGGCGAACATGGGCTCTCCATTTCTTGCAGGCGGCGGGGTCACGCCCTGCTTCTGCGGCGAAGACACGCTCGCCGCGCCCGCGCAGAACGAGGCCGAGCCGAAGCGCGCGCCCGGCCTCATTGAACAGGCCGCCGCCCTGCTTGCGGAACAGGACAGAGAAAACGCCGCGCCCGTGCCCGACGAAGACGAGGAAAACGGCCGCCAGACCATGGAAGACGTCCTCGCCGAACTTCGCGGCGGCCCGGTGCGTCTTGCCGTGCCGAGGAACGAAGAGGAACGGCATCTTCTGGACATGGCCCGCAGCAACGCGCGCGAATCCGCCAAAAACCGCAAGGACGACTCCCTGGCGGACAAGCTCGCCGCGGCCTTCCGCTTCGACAGGCCCGTCGTGCGCGTGGAATGCGCCGACGTGTCCCACACCGGCGGCGAAGCCACCAAGGTGGGCGCGGTCGTGTACGAAGACGGGCGTCCGCTCAAGGACGACTACCGGGTATGGAACATCGAGGGAGCCGGAGGCGACGACTACGCCGCGCTCTCCATGTGGGCGAAAAAGCGTCTGGAACACGGCGAGCCCTGGCCCGATCTTCTGCTCATCGACGGCGGACGCGGGCAGCTGGCCGCCGTGTACAAGATTCTCAGCGACGAGCTTGCGGAAGAGGACGGCCGTCTGCCCTTCCTGCTGGCAGGCATCGCCAAGGCCAGGGACGAACGCGGTCACGCCGACCGCCGCGCGGGCAACGTGGCCGACCGCATCTTCGTGCCCGGCCGCAGCAATCCCCTGCAGCTCCGGGAAGGCTGCCCCGAACTGCTCTTTCTCCAGGTGGTGCGCGACGCGGCGCACGACTTTTCCATCGGGCGGCATCGGCAGGCCCGCGCCCGGCAGGCCTTCAGCGGCGAGCTTCAGCAGCTGCCCGGCATCGGCAGGGAAACGGCGCGCCTGCTGTGGGAGCACTTCGATTCCGTGGCCGACATGAAGGCCGCCACCGAAGCCAGACTCATGGAACTGCCCGGCATAGGGAAAAAGAAGGCCGAAGCCATCCGAAGCGCGCTGCAAAAGCTGTAGATCCGGGGGAACATCGCGCCCGGGCCTCCTTTCTCCGACGCCGCTCCGGCAAACGACGCGCCGGACTCTTCGCTGCATCCCCTCCCCCCCCTCGACTCCCCCCTGCCTCCGGCAGCGCAGACAAGACGCTTTTGCCGCGCGCATGACGCCCGGTCGCCCCTGCGCACTGCATCGCAGAAAGCGCGGCCGGCCCAGACTCCGATAAAACGGCAGACCCCACGGCCCGAACCGGAAACACGGCGCGCCACGCCCTGCGCGATCGCCGCGCGCCTGCGCAGGCATCTCTGCTCCGGCGCTCTTCCGCACAAAAAACGCCGCCCCTGTTGACAGAACGGCGCTATCTTTCTAGAGCTGAGCATGAGTCGCGCTTCGATGCGCCGCATCCTCTCCGGCGCGCCGCCGCTTTCCGATCCCCTTCCCGCGGAACGCCGGCCGCGGTTTTCAACGTCCGACACGGAGGCCCCATGGGATTTCTGCTCGCTCTTATTTCTTCCGCCGCCTTCGGTCTCATTCCGCTCTTCAGCCTGCCCCTTTTGCGCGACGGCATGTCGGCCGAATGCGTGCTCTTCTACCGCTTCCTCTTCGGCGCGCTGGCGCTTTTCCCCATTCCCGTGCTCCGGCACGCCCGCCTCGCCGCCCCGCCGCGCGAACTTGCTCGTCTGGCCGTGTTCAGCATCATGTACGCCCTCGCCGCCCTGCTCATGTTCCAGGGCTTTCACTACCTGCCGAGCGGCGTGGCTTCCACGCTCCAGTTTCTCTATCCGCTCATGGTCATGATCATCATGATCCTCTTCTTTCACGAAAAGCCTTCCCTCATCACGGCGTGTTCCGTGCTGCTCGCCATTCTCGGCGTCTTTCTCCTGAGCGGCGGCGAAGGCGAAGGCTCCGTCAGTCCCAAGGGCATCGTTCTGCTCCTCGTTTCCGCGCTGTGCAACGCCGTGTACATCTGCGGCCTGCACGTTGCCCGCATCCGCAGCATTTCAGGCCTCAGCATCACCTTCTGGGTGCTCTTCTTCGGCATGCTGGCCTCCCTCGCCAACGCGCTGGCTTCCGGCACCTTCCAGTGGCTGCATTCCTGGCAGGAACTCTGCCTCGCCGTGCTCCTCGCCGTGGTCACCGCGGCCATTTCCAACCTCACACTCGTGCTAGCCATACAGCGCATCGGCTCCACCATGGCGTCCATACTCGGCGTCATGGAGCCGCTCACCGCCGTCACCGTGGGCATCTTCGTCTTCGACGAACCCGCCACTCCGGGCGTGTTCGCCGGCGTGGCCGTCATCTGCGTTGCGGTGCTTCTCGTCATGGCAGGCCCGCAGCTTCTCGCACGTCTGCGTCCCGGACGCGCCTGACTCCCGCTTTCCCCGGCGGTTCAGCGTCACAGCAATATCCCGCCCCGGCCTTTCTTTCCAAATCTTGCAAAAGGCGAGCCGCATCCTCCCCTTTCTGCAACATAACGCCCCAAAGCGCGTCCGGCGGCCCCTTTTTTCGTCCGTTGCGAGCGCCATCGGCAGACAACGAACGCGCCTTTCCGCTCCTGAACCGCACAGCAAACGCCCTCCGAACGGCGTCAGGAGCATGCAACGTCATGCAAAAGCCCTGCGGCGCAATGCATCACAGCCTTCTGCACCTTCATCGGCAAGAACGCCGTCATCTTTCCTGACGGCAATATTTCGCGAAACAGTTTGAAACGTGACAAAAAACAATGCGTTCCCTATACACTGAACTTGTGGACCACATGCCGACAACAACTTCTCTTCACATTCTCTTCAAAAGGAACACATCATGACCAGAAAGACCATCGCCGCTTCTCTCGCCGCCGTTATCTTTGCCGCCAGCCTTCCCGCCGCCGCCATGGCCCGTCCCGACTTCCACGGAAGATACCGCGACTGCCCGGCCCTCGCCGACTGTCCGGCCCAGACCCAGCTCACCGCCGATCAGAAGGCCCAGCTCGACAAATTCCATGAAGAACACTACAAGGCCGTCACTCCCCTGCGCGACAGCCTCAGAGAAAAATACATGACCCTGAATGCCCTGTCCGGCAATCCCAACGCCAGCCCCGACGAAATCCGTCAGCTCACGGCCGACATCACCAAGCTCAGAACGCAGATCCGCACCGTGAACGACGACTTCTCCGCCAAGCTCGTCAAGGCCGGACTCCCCTGCCCGCGCAACGGCATGGGCTACGGTCGTCACGACGGCTACGGCATGGGCTACGGACACCGCGGTTACGGTCACGACGGCTACGGTCACGGCATGGGTCGCGGCGACTGCCTGCGCTAGCCCCGTGCGGGGAATCCGCCTCCTCCTCGCGGATCGCCTTCCCCGCCGTTTCCCTGCATCAACGCCGCACTCCTGAGAAAAAAGGCCGACGGACATTCCCCCTGTCCGTCGGCCTTTCCTTTAAATGAATATCCGCGCTGCGGCACTCTTCATCCGCAAAAATTTTTTCTCCCACGACAAAACGCCGCCCCGAAGCCTTTCCGGCGCGCGTCCGAAAAACACGCTGCGGGCCCTGATTGAGGCACGTCAACCGTTCCGACGCTGTTCCTTGAGCGCGTTCAGGCCGCCCAGCGCGTAACGGGTCATGCTCTCCACCACGCTCTCCGGCGTCTCCATGAAGCGCGGCAGCAAAATCGACTGTATCTTTTCGGGAAAAAGCACAAGAAACATGCACGGAAAAAGCAGCATGGCCGAAGCGTGCCCGGCCTGTTCCGAACCGGGCTCAAAGCCCGTGATCTCGCACACGAGGCTGCGCACCACACTCAGCCTGGGCAGCACGCTCTCCACCAGAGGCGCAGGCAGATGCGACGACGGCGAAGCCACCTCGCGCAAAAGCACGGGAAGCCCCCAAAGTTCTGGAGCCTTCAGCGCGGCACGCACAAAAAGTTCAAGAAAGGCGCGCAGCTTGGCTTCCGAATCGGCGCCGGAATCCATGACGGCGTTGAGCTCCTCCAGACTGACGAGCTGCCGATGCGCTTCCACCAGCACCTCTTCGTACAGCGCTTCCTTGCCGCCGAAATAGTAATTGACCGCCGCGCCGTTGACCCCGGCCCTTTGGCAGATTTCCCGGGTGGTCGCCCTGGCGTAGCCGAGCTCGGCAAACACGCGCCCCGCAGCCTCAAGCACCACCCCCCGGGTGGAAAGACCGTCTCTGCGCGGCGCGCTCCGCCTGCGCGGAACGTATGCGTATGCCTGCTCATGTTCCATGAAAAAACGGTACGGCAAAATATTTCAAACGTCAAATTCAAACATGAAATTGAACTTTATATTTGACTTTTTCACGCAAGGTTTCTACCCTGAAAACAGAGAAAACTTTCCTGCCCTGAACACGAAAGAGGGCTGAAATGAAAAAGATTATCCTCATTCTTGCCGCGATGGCGATCCTTGTCGGCGGCTGGCTGTTCTGGCGTTTTTTGCCCTCCGACGAATCGCCGGACACGCTGAAGCTCTACGGCAATGTGGACATCCGTCAGGTGTCGCTGGCCTTTGAACAGGGCGGACGCGTCACGGAACTTTTTGCCGAGGAAGGCGACCGCGTGACGCGCGGTCAGCTGCTCGCCCGGGTGGACGTCACCGGCCTGAAGCTCGAAGCGGACAAGCTGCGCGCGGACATTGCGGCTCAGGAACAGAATCTGCTCAAGATGAAGAACGGCAACCGGCCGGAGGAAATCGCCCGGGCGGAAGCCGCGCTGCGCACGGCCGAGGCGTCTCTTGAACAGGCAAAGCGCAACGACGCGCGCATGGCCAGCCTGCGCCGCGGCAATTCCGTGAGCGCACAGGAGCGGGAAAACGCACAGACCTCGCTTCGCGTGGCGCAGGGGCAGCGCGACGAGGCGGCCCACGCCCTCGCGCTTCTGCGCGAGGGCTACCGCGACGAAGACATCGCCATGGCTGCGGCGCAGCTCTCCTCCGCCCGAGCGGCGCTCGCCGTCATGCAGCACAACATCGAACTCGGCGAGCTCTTCTCGCCCACGGAGGCGGTGGTCAGCTCCCGCCTGCTGGAGCCCGGCGACATGGCCTCTTCGGCCACGCCCGTATTTCTGCTTTCCCTCACCTCGCCCAAGTGGGTGCGCGCCTACGTGACGGAGCCGCAGCTCGGCCGCATCCGTCAGGGCATGAAGGCCGACATCCTCACCGACTCCTTCCCCGAAGCCGTGCCCGGTCGGGTGGGCTACATTTCGCCCACGGCGGAATTCACGCCTAAAAGCGTGCAGACCGAAGACCTGCGCACCTCGCTGCTCTACGAAGTGCGCATCGTGGCCGACGATGCCGGCGACCGTCTTCGTCTCGGCATGCCCGTGAGCGTTGTCGTTCATGAAGACGCGGCGGGAGTCCGCCATGACGACTGACGACGGAACACGCCTTTCTCAGCGCACGCCCGGCGACGGAATCGTGGTCAGCGCCCGCGCGCTCGGCAAGACGTTTGCGGGAAAGAACGCGACCGTCACCGCGCTTGCCTCGCTCGATCTGGACGTGCCCGCCGGAGCCATGACGGCCTTCGTGGGGCCGGACGGTGCGGGCAAGACCACCTTTCTGCGCATGATATGCGGCCTGCTTGCGCCTTCGAGCGGCACTCTCGCCGTGCTCGGTCGCGACGCCGCAAGGCAGAGTGCGGACATTCAGAGCCGCATCAGCTACATGCCGCAGAAGTTCGGTCTGTACGAAGACCTGAGCGTGATGGAAAACCTGAATCTCTACGCCGACCTGCACGGCGTGTCCGCCGAGACGCGGAAAACGCGCTTTTGCCGCCTGCTGGACATGACCGATCTTGCCCGCTTCACGGCGCGTCCCGCGGGCAAGCTCTCCGGCGGCATGAAGCAGAAGCTGGCCCTGGCCTGCACGCTGGTGCGCTCGCCGGAGCTGCTGCTGCTCGACGAACCTTCCGTGGGCGTGGATCCGCTTTCCCGGCGGGAGCTGTGGGCCATCATTGCCGGCATGGTGAAGGAGGAGAGGCTCTCCGTCATCGTGAGCACGGCCTACATGGACGAGGCCGAGCGCTGCGATCACGTGGTGGTTCTGCACGAAGGCAGGCTGCTGGCTCAGGGCACGCCGGAAGAACTGCGCCGACTGACCGCCGGGCTCTGCTTCGCCTCCGACGTTCCGCACGGCGTGAAGGCGCGCCGACTTCAGGCCTGGCTGCTCGATCAGCCCTCGCTCGTCATGGACGCCGTGCCCGAAGGCAGCCGCGTGCGCTTCGTGCTCTCGCCCGAATGCGGCAAAAACGGCATTCCGGAAGCGCTGCTTGCCCCTTCCGAAGGCGTGCTTCGCCTTCGGCCCGAAGACTGCCGCCCCGTCGCTCCCCGCCTCGAAGACAGCTTCATGTTTCTTCTCCGGCACAGGGACAACCCCGCGCCCGACGCTTCTTCCGACGCTGCCGTCGGCACAGGCTCCGGAACACCTGAACCGGATGCCGGAGCAGACCGACAGGGCGTCGGGTCAACGTCGCTCTCTTCCGGGGCAACGGCTTCCCCCGTCGACGCCTCTTCGCCGAACACTCCGGCAGGCGACGACGAACCCGTCATTGAAGTGCGCGACCTGGTGCGCAAATTCGGCGACTTCACCGCCGTGGCCAGCACGTCCTTTTCCGTGCGGCGCGGGGAGGTGTTCGGCCTGCTCGGGCCCAACGGCGCGGGCAAAACCACCACCTTCCGCATGCTCTGCGGTCTGCTGCCCGCCACCAGCGGCTATCTGCGCGTGGCCGGAGAAAATCTGCGCAAAGCCGCCGCGCACGCCCGCACCCGCGTGGGCTACGTTTCCCAGAAATTTTCCCTGTACGGCAATCTTTCCGTGCTGGAAAACCTGCGCTTCTTCGGCGGCGTGTACGGGCTCGGCCCCTTTGCCCTGCGCAGGCGCATCCGCGAAGTGCTGGAAGAATTCGACCTTGCCGGGCACGAACACGATTTGAGCGGCGCCATGCCGGGCGGCTTCAAGCAGCGTCTTTCCATGGCCGTGGGCATGCTGCACAAGCCGGAAATCCTTTTTCTTGACGAACCCACGAGCGGCATTGATCCGCTGGCACGCCGCGTGTTCTGGCGGCGCATCACCACGCTGTCGGACGAAGGCACCACCATCATCATCACCACGCACTTCATGGAGGAAGCCGAATACTGCGACCGCATGCTCATTCAGGACGCCGGACGGGTGCTCGCCCTCGGCACGCCGGACGAAGTGCGCGCGCAGGGCGGCAACTCCCCCACCATGGAAGAAGCCTTCATTCACATCGTGGAGCGCTCGCGGGCCGAACGCGCCGCAAAGGAGGGCTCATGAACGGATTCCTCCGCCGCCTGAAGGCGCTTACCATCAAGGAAATCAGGCAGATATCCAGAGATCCGAGCAGCATCATGATAGGCATCGCGCTGCCCATCATCCTGATTCTGATTTTCGGCTACGGCCTTTCTCTGGACGTGAAGAACGCGCCCGTGGCCGTGGTCATGGAAAAATCCACGCCGCTTGCGCGCGACGTGCTCGCCGGACTCAACGGCTCGGCCTATTTTTCGCCCCGCTACGCCGCCTCCATGCACGAGGCGGAAGTCATGCTCAAAAAACGCGAGGTGGACGCCATCATACGCACCGGCAGCGACTTCGACAGCCGCTTCGCCCGGGGGGACGCCGAGGTGCAGCTCATTCTGCACGGCGTGGATTCCACCACGGCCACGCTCATCGGTCAGTACGTCTCCGCGCTGCTCTCCCTGCACACGCAGATGAGTCTCGACCGGCAGGGAAAAAGCGCCCCGCAGCTTGCGGGCGTCGCCTCGGTGCAGAGCCGCATGTGGTTCAACGAGGCCGCCGACAGCACCTGGTACCTGGTGCCGGGGCTCATCGTCATCATCATGACTCTGGTGGGCGCGTTTCTCACGGCGCTCATCATGGCCAGAGAATGGGAACGCGGCACGCTGGAAGCCCTGTTCGTCTCGCCCGTGGGCCGCGCGGAAATTCTGCTCTCCAAGATCATTCCCTACTTCCTGCTCGGCATGGCCGGACTTCTGCTCTGCCTTGCGGCCGCGCGCTGGCTGTTTTCCGTGCCCATGCGCGGAAGCATGATCCTGTTTCTGCTCTGCTCCTCGCTGTATCTCATCGTGGCGCTCGGCATGGGACTGGCCATCTCCTCCGTGACGCGCAGTCAGTTTCTTTCCTGTCAGATTGCGCTCGTGGTGAGCTTTCTGCCCGCCATCATTCTTTCGGGCTTTCTCTTCGATCTGCGCAGCGTGCCCCTCGTGGCCCGCGTGGTGGGCAATATTCTGCCCGCCACCTACTACATGGAAATTCTGAAAACCCTGTTCCTCGCCGGAAACAACGCCTCCATTCTCCTGCGCGACTGTGCGGCCCTGCTCTTCTACGCCGTGCTCTTCATGGGAGTCGCCGTGCGCTTCACCCGCAAAAATCTGGACTAGCCATGCGCTTTCTTCTCCTGCTCCGAAGACTCCGCAGCCTCTGCATCAAAGAGCTGCTCATCATTCTCAAGGATCCGGCCAACCGGCTGGTGCTCATCGTGCCCGTGGTCATCCAGTCGTTCATCTTCGGCTACGCGGCCACCTACGACCTCAACTTCGTGCCCTACGTCGTGTGCGATCAGAGCCGCTCCCCCCTCTCCCGCGACCTCATCGCCCGCCTCGACGGTTCGGAAAAATTCTCCCGTCAGGCCACGCTCGACAGCACGGCCGAGGCCGAAAAATGGATCTACGACGGCAAGGCGCTGCTCGCCGTGCAGATAGGCAGCGACTTTGCCGACAAACTTCTCTCCGGCCAGAGTGCCGACATTCAGGTCATTCTCGACGGCCGCAATTCCACCACGGCCTCCATCGCGCAGGGCTACCTTGCCCAGATTGTGGAAGGCTGGAACGCCGCCCGCGGCATCAAATCCCCCGTGTCCATCGTCATGCGGGCATGGTTCAATCCGCAGCTCGAAACGCGCTGGAACATCATGCCCGGCATGCTGGCCTCGCTGAGCATCATTCAGATCATGCTGCTCGCCGCCCTTTCCGTGGCCAGAGAACGGGAACAGGGAACCTTCGATCAAATGCTGGTCACGCCGCTTTCGCCGTGGGAAATCCTCATCGGCAAGGCCATTCCGCCCATCGTGGTGGGACTCGCCCAGGCCGCGTTCATCCTCGTTATCTGCGTGCTCTGGTTTCACATTCCCTTTGCGGGAAGCTACGTCGATCTCTTTGTCGCCCTCGGCGTGTTCACCCTGAGCTGCGCCGGACTCGGTCTGTGCGTGTCCGCCATTTCCCTGAGCATGCAGCAGGCGCTCGTGTACTGCTTCGTCACGCTCCTGCCCATGATCCTGCTCTCCGGTCTGGCCACTCCCGTGAGCGCCATGCCAAAAGCCCTGCAGATCGCCACCTGCGCCAATCCGCTGCGCTTCGCCCTCGTGTGCGTGCGGAGCATCTATCTCGAAGGCTCCACGCTGGCCGACGTTGCGCAAAACTTCGTGCCCATGCTGGCCGTGGCCGCCGTCACGCTTCCGCTCGCGGGCTGGCTGTTCCGAAACCGGCTGAGCTGAGGCAAAAAAACAGAGTCCGCAAACGCTGAGACGGAAAAAGCGATCGCTCTCCAAAATGCCCGGAGCATGAAAAAGCGCGGCCGAAACGACCGCGCTCCATACTCGTGTGCAGCTCCACACATGCGTAATTCCGCTCAGCAAGCCCGGCCTGCTCTGTCCTTCAGACATCCGGTTCGTGCGCCCCTGAAAGTTACGGCCTGTTTGTGAACGTTTTCCCTCACGAACAGCGCTTCTGCGCTTCACGGCGCAACATCAGGGCCGAGCCTGCGGCCGCAGATCAGCGCTGCATGAGAGCGGCCATGTGATTGCAGGGGCCGTGCCCCTTGCCCGGCGCAAAGCTGTGACGAAGCGCCAGATTCAGAAACTCCTGCGCCTTTGTGACCGCCACTCGCAGCGGCATGCCGAGTGCGAGCTGCGCGGCAATGCCTGCGGAAAGCGTGCAGCCCGTGCCGTGACTGTTCTGCGTGTCCACATGCGGCTGACGAAGGGCCACGGGCTCGCACCCCTTTTCCAGCAGCCAGTCGGTCACGAAAACAGGATTGCCCTCGCAGTGACCGCCCTTCATGAGCACGGCCCGTGCGCCGCTCTTCAAAAGCCGCTCGCCCGCCTCAATGATGTCGTCCTCGGTTTTTATCGTCATGCAGGAAAAGAGTTCGGCCTCTGGACGGTTGGGCGTAAAGAGATCCGCTCGCGGCATGAGTCGCTCGCGCAGCGTAGCTATGCCCTCATCTTCCATGAGCTTGTGACCGCTCGTACTTACGCACACGGGATCCACCACCAGCGGAAAGGTCTGCGCGTCCAGAATGTCGGCCACCGCGTTGATGATGCCGGAATTGAACATCATCCCCGTCTTGGCCGCGTTCACGGGAAAGCCCTCCAGC includes the following:
- a CDS encoding TetR family transcriptional regulator; this encodes MEHEQAYAYVPRRRSAPRRDGLSTRGVVLEAAGRVFAELGYARATTREICQRAGVNGAAVNYYFGGKEALYEEVLVEAHRQLVSLEELNAVMDSGADSEAKLRAFLELFVRAALKAPELWGLPVLLREVASPSSHLPAPLVESVLPRLSVVRSLVCEITGFEPGSEQAGHASAMLLFPCMFLVLFPEKIQSILLPRFMETPESVVESMTRYALGGLNALKEQRRNG
- a CDS encoding periplasmic heavy metal sensor produces the protein MTRKTIAASLAAVIFAASLPAAAMARPDFHGRYRDCPALADCPAQTQLTADQKAQLDKFHEEHYKAVTPLRDSLREKYMTLNALSGNPNASPDEIRQLTADITKLRTQIRTVNDDFSAKLVKAGLPCPRNGMGYGRHDGYGMGYGHRGYGHDGYGHGMGRGDCLR
- the uvrC gene encoding excinuclease ABC subunit UvrC — encoded protein: MMERPAPSAIPATPGVYIYKDAGGRIIYVGKARNLRRRVLSYFRPADQLTAKTAAMIGRAAGIEFLTTTTEKEALLLEASLIKKHRPHYNICLRDDKQYVMFRLSEKDPFPRLEIVRRMKRRDGARYFGPFTSGLAARETWKTIHRIFPLRRCSDRAMKNRETPCLYHHIHLCAAPCTGEISAEAYADMTRRVTLLLSGKSTELVDMLRSAMEKASDDLDFERAASLRDQIRAIEKTIEKQAIVLQSGGDMDVLGLVSLPDGLALGIVFVRHGLVQDRSAFFWPGLGLEDASELLWSFLVQFYQAGRSIPPRIILPYLPWEEGPSGSALTVDSQSALVAPHASANMGSPFLAGGGVTPCFCGEDTLAAPAQNEAEPKRAPGLIEQAAALLAEQDRENAAPVPDEDEENGRQTMEDVLAELRGGPVRLAVPRNEEERHLLDMARSNARESAKNRKDDSLADKLAAAFRFDRPVVRVECADVSHTGGEATKVGAVVYEDGRPLKDDYRVWNIEGAGGDDYAALSMWAKKRLEHGEPWPDLLLIDGGRGQLAAVYKILSDELAEEDGRLPFLLAGIAKARDERGHADRRAGNVADRIFVPGRSNPLQLREGCPELLFLQVVRDAAHDFSIGRHRQARARQAFSGELQQLPGIGRETARLLWEHFDSVADMKAATEARLMELPGIGKKKAEAIRSALQKL
- a CDS encoding DMT family transporter, whose translation is MGFLLALISSAAFGLIPLFSLPLLRDGMSAECVLFYRFLFGALALFPIPVLRHARLAAPPRELARLAVFSIMYALAALLMFQGFHYLPSGVASTLQFLYPLMVMIIMILFFHEKPSLITACSVLLAILGVFLLSGGEGEGSVSPKGIVLLLVSALCNAVYICGLHVARIRSISGLSITFWVLFFGMLASLANALASGTFQWLHSWQELCLAVLLAVVTAAISNLTLVLAIQRIGSTMASILGVMEPLTAVTVGIFVFDEPATPGVFAGVAVICVAVLLVMAGPQLLARLRPGRA
- a CDS encoding ATP-binding cassette domain-containing protein, producing the protein MTTDDGTRLSQRTPGDGIVVSARALGKTFAGKNATVTALASLDLDVPAGAMTAFVGPDGAGKTTFLRMICGLLAPSSGTLAVLGRDAARQSADIQSRISYMPQKFGLYEDLSVMENLNLYADLHGVSAETRKTRFCRLLDMTDLARFTARPAGKLSGGMKQKLALACTLVRSPELLLLDEPSVGVDPLSRRELWAIIAGMVKEERLSVIVSTAYMDEAERCDHVVVLHEGRLLAQGTPEELRRLTAGLCFASDVPHGVKARRLQAWLLDQPSLVMDAVPEGSRVRFVLSPECGKNGIPEALLAPSEGVLRLRPEDCRPVAPRLEDSFMFLLRHRDNPAPDASSDAAVGTGSGTPEPDAGADRQGVGSTSLSSGATASPVDASSPNTPAGDDEPVIEVRDLVRKFGDFTAVASTSFSVRRGEVFGLLGPNGAGKTTTFRMLCGLLPATSGYLRVAGENLRKAAAHARTRVGYVSQKFSLYGNLSVLENLRFFGGVYGLGPFALRRRIREVLEEFDLAGHEHDLSGAMPGGFKQRLSMAVGMLHKPEILFLDEPTSGIDPLARRVFWRRITTLSDEGTTIIITTHFMEEAEYCDRMLIQDAGRVLALGTPDEVRAQGGNSPTMEEAFIHIVERSRAERAAKEGS
- the purF gene encoding amidophosphoribosyltransferase, which encodes MCGIFGIIGHEDAARLTYFGLYALQHRGQESAGIASWDEKEGACHLHVGMGLVPEVFREEDLRHLTGETAIGHVRYSTTGKPQLRNAQPLLVRVRNGIQLALVHNGNLTNAAALRRELENDGCIFQTTIDSEIFVHLIARALSCGSLEQAIIKACSRVEGAYSLLLLSEGRIYAIRDPHGFHPLSMAKMGDSWVFASESCAFDLLEAEYVREVQPGEMIVVEPGALEYRSVRLRDDDIPVRQCIFELVYFARPDSRLFGEDAYQCRKCMGRNLIRESMADAECVIPFPDSGIYASLGVAQEAGVPYEHALIRNHYVGRTFIQPSQSMRQFSVRVKINPVRSMIENRSLYVVDDSIVRGTTIRTRVAKLRELGAKAVHFRVSSPPIKYPCFYGIDFPSPNDLIATKYTPDQIAEMLGLDSLHYLSLEGLLASVSHPEQYCTACFTGNYPTALPEVQDKMALEYHRKGDVRFQG
- a CDS encoding efflux RND transporter periplasmic adaptor subunit, which codes for MKKIILILAAMAILVGGWLFWRFLPSDESPDTLKLYGNVDIRQVSLAFEQGGRVTELFAEEGDRVTRGQLLARVDVTGLKLEADKLRADIAAQEQNLLKMKNGNRPEEIARAEAALRTAEASLEQAKRNDARMASLRRGNSVSAQERENAQTSLRVAQGQRDEAAHALALLREGYRDEDIAMAAAQLSSARAALAVMQHNIELGELFSPTEAVVSSRLLEPGDMASSATPVFLLSLTSPKWVRAYVTEPQLGRIRQGMKADILTDSFPEAVPGRVGYISPTAEFTPKSVQTEDLRTSLLYEVRIVADDAGDRLRLGMPVSVVVHEDAAGVRHDD
- a CDS encoding ABC transporter permease, with protein sequence MNGFLRRLKALTIKEIRQISRDPSSIMIGIALPIILILIFGYGLSLDVKNAPVAVVMEKSTPLARDVLAGLNGSAYFSPRYAASMHEAEVMLKKREVDAIIRTGSDFDSRFARGDAEVQLILHGVDSTTATLIGQYVSALLSLHTQMSLDRQGKSAPQLAGVASVQSRMWFNEAADSTWYLVPGLIVIIMTLVGAFLTALIMAREWERGTLEALFVSPVGRAEILLSKIIPYFLLGMAGLLLCLAAARWLFSVPMRGSMILFLLCSSLYLIVALGMGLAISSVTRSQFLSCQIALVVSFLPAIILSGFLFDLRSVPLVARVVGNILPATYYMEILKTLFLAGNNASILLRDCAALLFYAVLFMGVAVRFTRKNLD